TCGACACCGCACCCTTCGGGTTGCCGGTGGTGCCCGACGTGTAGAGGATCGTGGCGTCGTCGTCGGTGTGGAGCTCGACCTCGGGGAGCGCCGCGCCCACCGGCAGGACGTCCTCGAACCGGTCGACGCCCTCGGGCAGGTCGCCCGGCGTGCGGACGGCGACGACCTTCAGGTCGGGGAGACCGCCGAGCAGCGGCGTGGCGCGCTCGACGCGCTCGCGGTCGGCGACGAGGACCGCCGCGCCCGAGTGCTCGAGGCCGTACTTCAGCTCGTCCTGGGTCCACCAGGCGTTGAGGAGCACCGCGATGCCGCCCACGGAGATGGTGGCGATGTAGGTGGAGATCCACTCGGGGTAGTTGCGCATCGCGATGGCGACGCGGTCGCCCTTCTGCACGCCGTAGCGCTCGACGAGCATGGCCCCGATGGCGTCGGCCTGGGCCATGACGTCGCCGAAGGTGTACTGCTCGTCCTCGTAGACGATGAAGTCCTGGTCGGCGCGCAGGCGGGCCAGGCCGAAGAGGTCCTTCATCGTGGCCGGCGCCGTCGAGAAGACCTTGGTCGGGACGCCGAGGACGTCCTCCTCGACCAGGGCGAAGGGGCCCTCCGGGCCGCAGATGGCTGCAGCTGCTTCGTCCCACGTCATCGACATCTTGGTGGATCCCCCTCGGATCTCGTCGTTCGAACCCGTTGATCGTACGGGGAGCGGGGCGCCCGGCCCCAAACGGGCCCGAGGGTTCAGGCGTCGACGGGGCGCCCGACCCGGACCCGGAAGAGGATCCACGCCACGAGACCGGCCGGGAGCGGCAGCCAGAACGAGGCCAGCCGGTAGGCGCCGGTGGCGAGGATGGCCTCCGGGGCGCCGATGCCGGCGAGCGACAGGGTGGCCGTCAGCCCGGCCTCGACGAAGCCGAGGCCGCCCGGGGTGATGGGGATCATGCCGAGGACGAGCGCGGTGACGAACGCCAGGAGCACGAGCGACGGGTTGGGGTTGGCGCCGACCGCGGCGAGCGCAGCGAGCAGCGAGAGGTAGTCGAAGAGGGACCGGCCGATCGTGGCGAGGATGGCGTCGCGCTTGCGGGCACCGAGGGTGCGGCGGACGATGTTGCGCTCCTCGACCAGGCGGTGGGGGAGGTCGGCGATCGGCTCTCGGCTCGTGAGGCGGTTGCGCGTCGCCTGGACGGCCCGGCCGACCGCCAGCAGCGGGGGATCGGACCGCATGAGCCAGGTGCCGACCACCGCCAGCAGGACGAACACGACGAAACCGAGCAGCACGGCGGTGAGCAGCGGGCCCCGCACCGGCGTGCCGGCGATCATCGCCGGCAGCGCGAGGACGGGGAGGGCGAACACGGTGCCGGTGGTGAGCAGCGACACCGCCGTCAGCGACGAGGCGGCGGTGGTGGTGTTCACGCCCGCCTTGGTGAGCATCCGCATCTGCAGCGCCACGCCGGCGGCGGCGCCGCCGGGCACGACCCGGCTGAAGGCGTTGCCGGCGAGCTGCGAGGTGATCACGGGGAACCAGCTGGTGGCGCGGAGGGCGATGTGCTGGAGCGTCCAGATCCCGGCGAACGACGCGACCTGGAAGCCGAAGATCGCGATGAGCCACCACGGCTGGAGGTGCACGAGCGTGTCCCACGAGGAGTAGACCTCGACGAGGCTCGGGGCGAAGACGTAGAGCGACAGGCCGGCCAGCGCGATGAGCACCGCCCGCCAGACCGTCGTCCGGAGCGCCGATGGGGACTCGAGCTCCTCCACCCGGGGGATGCCCGCGTCGACGTCGTCGCCGGGTGGGCGAGGCGTGGCGGGCTCCATGCGTGACGACGCTACCGGCCCCGCTCGGCAGTCCCCGGCTTCGCGGCGGCTACCGTGGCGGCGTGCGCCCCCGGCCACCCCGACCCCGTCCCCTGCCCCGGAGCTGTTGTTGCTGACCGCTCTCGGTCTGCTCGCCGTCGTGGCGCTCATCGCTGGGAACGCCTGGTTCGTCGCCGCCGAGTTCGCGTACGTCGCCGCCCGTCGCGGGCGACTGGTCGAGGCCGAGGAGTCCGGCGACCGTCGCGCCCCCAGGGCGCTACAGGTGCTCGGCCGGCTGTCGTTCATGCTCTCCGGCGCGCAGCTCGGGATCACGGTCACGTCGCTCGTCGTCGGGTTCATCGCCGAGCCGACGCTCGGTGCGGCGCTCGAGCCGGTGGTCGGGTGGCTCGGCGTGAGCGAGCGGGCCCGGCCGGGCATCGCGCTCACCGTCGGGTTCGTCGTCGCCACCGCGGCGCAGATGGTGTTCGGCGAGCTGGCGCCGAAGAACCTGGCCATCGCCCGCCCCGAGCCCGTCGCCCTCCGCCTGGCCCGGGGCCTCGTCGTCTTCCTCAAGCTGGCCCGACCGGTGATCCGCCTGTTCGACGGCGCCGCCAACCGGCTGCTGCGCGCCCTCGGCATCGAACCGGTCGAGGAGCTCCACGGCGGCGTGCACCCCGAGGAGCTGCCGCTCATCGTCGACGCGTCGTCGGCCGCCGGGTCGCTCACCGCGAGCCAGGCCGACCTGCTGCGTCGGGCGCTCGAGTTCCGCGACCTCGACGCGCGCGAGGTGATGGTGCCGTGGAACCGGGTCGTGACGATCGGGGCCGACGCCACCGGCGGCGACCTCCAGGACCTGCTCGACGCGTCCCGCCACATGCGCTTCCCGATCGTCAACGAGGTCGGCGAGGTGGTGGGCATGGTGCACGCGAAGGACCTGCTGGCCGTCCCCGTGGAGCGGCGGCACGAGGTGGCGCTCACCGACCTGTCCCGACCGGTGCTGGCCGTGCCCGAGAGCTCCGACCTCCACCGGGTCCTCGCCGAGCTGCGCGGGTCCGCCAGCCCGATGGCCATCGTCGTCGACGAGCACGGGGGCACGGCGGGCGTGCTCACGATCGAGGACCTCGTCGAGGAGCTGGTCGGCGACATCGGCGACGAGTTCGACGAGGACGAGGGCCCGCGTCTCGAGGTGCTCGACGACAGCTCCTGGCGCCTCCCGGGGGACCTGCGGCTCCACGAGGTCGAGCGCGAGACCGGCGTCGAGATCCCGGAGGGCCCCTACGACACGGTGGCCGGGTTCGTGATGGACCAGCTCGGCCGGATCCCCGAGGTCGGCGACGAGGTCGACGCCGCCGGGCTGCGGGCGCGCGTGGTCGAGATGGACGACCGGCGGGTCCTCACGGTCGACCTCCGCATCGACGAGCCCGCCGACGCCGATGAGGGGACGGGACGTTGAGCACCCCGATCGCCCTGCTCATCGCCGTCCTGCTGCTGGCGGCCAACGGGTTCTTCGTCGCCGCCGAGTTCGCTCTGCTCGCCGCCCGCCGGTCGCGGATCGAGCAGCTCGCGGCGGAGGGGGACCGCCGCGCCCAGCACGCCCTCGCCGGCCTCCGCGAGCTGTCGCTGATGCTCGCCGGCGCCCAGCTCGGCATCACGATGTGCTCCCTCGGCCTCGGCATCATCGCCGAGCCCGCCGTGGCCTCGGTGTTCGAGGACCTCCTCCACGACCTCGTCGACCTGCCGAGCGGTGTGAGCCACGCCATCGCCTTCGCCCTCGCCCTGTCGATCGTCGTGTTCCTGCACATGGTGGTGGGCGAGATGGCGCCCAAGTCGTGGGCCATCGCCCACCCGGAGCCGTCCGCGCTGCTCCTCGCTCGTCCCTTCCGCCTGTTCGCGGTGGTGTTCCGTCCGTTCATCCGGGCGCTCAACCTGGCCGCCAACGGCGTGGTGCGGTTGGCGGGCGTCGAGCCTCAGGACGAGCTGGCCATGGCCCACTCCTCGGCCGACCTGGTGCTCATGCTCGACGAGGCCGCGGAGGAGGGGTCGATCGAGGTCGACGAGCACGTGCTGCT
This portion of the Actinomarinicola tropica genome encodes:
- a CDS encoding lysylphosphatidylglycerol synthase transmembrane domain-containing protein, which encodes MEPATPRPPGDDVDAGIPRVEELESPSALRTTVWRAVLIALAGLSLYVFAPSLVEVYSSWDTLVHLQPWWLIAIFGFQVASFAGIWTLQHIALRATSWFPVITSQLAGNAFSRVVPGGAAAGVALQMRMLTKAGVNTTTAASSLTAVSLLTTGTVFALPVLALPAMIAGTPVRGPLLTAVLLGFVVFVLLAVVGTWLMRSDPPLLAVGRAVQATRNRLTSREPIADLPHRLVEERNIVRRTLGARKRDAILATIGRSLFDYLSLLAALAAVGANPNPSLVLLAFVTALVLGMIPITPGGLGFVEAGLTATLSLAGIGAPEAILATGAYRLASFWLPLPAGLVAWILFRVRVGRPVDA
- a CDS encoding hemolysin family protein, which translates into the protein MLLTALGLLAVVALIAGNAWFVAAEFAYVAARRGRLVEAEESGDRRAPRALQVLGRLSFMLSGAQLGITVTSLVVGFIAEPTLGAALEPVVGWLGVSERARPGIALTVGFVVATAAQMVFGELAPKNLAIARPEPVALRLARGLVVFLKLARPVIRLFDGAANRLLRALGIEPVEELHGGVHPEELPLIVDASSAAGSLTASQADLLRRALEFRDLDAREVMVPWNRVVTIGADATGGDLQDLLDASRHMRFPIVNEVGEVVGMVHAKDLLAVPVERRHEVALTDLSRPVLAVPESSDLHRVLAELRGSASPMAIVVDEHGGTAGVLTIEDLVEELVGDIGDEFDEDEGPRLEVLDDSSWRLPGDLRLHEVERETGVEIPEGPYDTVAGFVMDQLGRIPEVGDEVDAAGLRARVVEMDDRRVLTVDLRIDEPADADEGTGR